The bacterium genome includes a window with the following:
- the fliN gene encoding flagellar motor switch protein FliN gives MEWQDQRQGYNAVKFGPLSGGGHGDTNIRGSLDLLRDIRLQVSVELGRTSLPLKQVMQMAEGSVIELDQLAGEPVNVIAAGKIVAQGEVVVIGANFGIKITKIFQSELSSTMG, from the coding sequence ATGGAATGGCAAGACCAGCGCCAAGGCTACAACGCCGTCAAGTTCGGCCCCCTCTCGGGGGGTGGTCACGGTGACACCAACATCCGCGGCAGCCTCGATCTCCTGCGCGACATCCGGCTGCAGGTCTCGGTCGAGCTGGGCCGCACCAGCCTCCCGCTCAAGCAGGTCATGCAGATGGCCGAGGGCTCGGTCATCGAGCTGGACCAGCTCGCCGGCGAGCCGGTCAACGTGATCGCCGCGGGCAAGATCGTCGCCCAGGGCGAGGTGGTCGTGATCGGCGCCAACTTCGGCATCAAGATCACCAAGATCTTCCAGAGCGAACTTTCGAGCACGATGGGGTAA